A stretch of the Filimonas lacunae genome encodes the following:
- a CDS encoding T9SS type A sorting domain-containing protein has protein sequence MKKELNRGAMPLCRYLLVTVCTLAMHLLCLHTTTAQRFQHPGMPFTTEDITRLKQNITQEPWLSAYNSFKANAASSLSYAPKGPFATVTRAPDLNNNAWKSDMIAIHNLAWMWLFTGDSAYARKATNLLDSWAVTNISWGGNESMLDIGDYAPYWASGADILKSTFPGWSIANTTHVNSYFANVLWPTSYVPSPLRDNNKGAIQLKIAFAVAAFLNDQQKWNQAIEVYRMDAGGGLRNSLPNGQVGDAGRDDHWFVQADALMWSAELAWKQGVDLYAELNNRLLAIGELYDHFNIDTTGLRFIPYGGYSAYYTNWGISGGIRRQSYFHNIIEGAYALRKSIPTPYTTQMRALVGEGANTFLFLKSADTSTATPLLPIVYPATHPVTQLSSVTIGNPGIAGNYTYNNGIFTLQGAGTNMADAVQFIYKPVTGNASVVMKVNSNSLTTATTGIMIREGLTTSSNYVAVNLNNGTVSMTSRGDTARTAYVHYGPATPWWLKLERVGNRIFSFHSQDSIHWSNNALCLGAWKDTMYIGVYTLSNNTSALNTAILSQVAITNTTPAGAPVITSPLALQAVRADSIHYSITTTPTATRYKAEGLPTGLLLDTLTGCVKGRVATPGTWQVLLKATNAAGSGMAMLSVTITDSAAPVKPAGITATANSNGTIVLNWTASANATAYAIKRALVAGGPYTVIANGVTAASYTDAKPVPEVRNYYIVTAWAGNLESPASTEVSASVPPATPAIPVVTMLTNSLRLLWSTADGAVTYNIKRSTTMAGPYSTIATVTDTSYTDTNVVSGNAYYYVVSAKGNTLESGNSPEAFGVPGATVTTWSPQPVQDIWSDTTSWIEKRIPASPAVVLFGATSDSTIQNDITGLQLSRLQFTSNASAYTLTGNAITLNRDVVSNTTKPQQVTMPLALNNPITIYNPSGDITLTNTITGTGGITKTGSGILYITGSNTYSGNTIIGGAAGGWPANTGIAISGAGTGTTGAPTAGALGIGKLIMSGGALFSAGSDATLYNDIEIAAGTSSYWFQTTNALNLYGRITGSGTLRNDGNVYAGLHLYGDNSGFTGQFINVLRSGNVRLRFETPQSGSANASWLLDARSVDCQSLQFATGTISFGALTGRGYFRNNGGGAPIISIGALNTTHTFEGTINGTIGVDKVGTGTLTFTGEHTYSTATTIKAGKLQLNNNAATGAFNSPVTATTGAFGGTGRSVKNITIGTGSGTGAALEPGNQGIGTLTTTATLTLNQDAVWKEELNYSTQQADKMIAANIILNSPQLVLNITTTDTLPVGTSFVIASNTGTSPVTGTFANLPEMSTVSAGGYTFRITYQGGDGNDIVLLDDRTVSLSLTNALANTTGEKDTLHNATTISIWPNPTISILYITVPSNRNRTTLSITAADGRLLLNRPLQNTREAIPVHTFPAGLYFVTVRTGNQVITRKIIKQ, from the coding sequence ATGAAAAAAGAACTGAACAGGGGCGCGATGCCCTTGTGCCGCTACCTGCTTGTGACCGTATGCACACTAGCTATGCACCTGCTATGCCTGCATACCACCACTGCACAACGTTTCCAGCATCCGGGCATGCCCTTTACCACGGAAGACATTACCCGGTTAAAACAAAACATTACACAGGAACCCTGGCTATCCGCTTACAACAGCTTTAAAGCCAACGCCGCATCCAGCTTATCCTACGCGCCCAAAGGCCCGTTTGCCACGGTAACCCGCGCCCCCGACCTGAACAACAACGCCTGGAAAAGCGATATGATAGCCATACACAACCTGGCGTGGATGTGGTTGTTCACCGGCGACAGCGCCTATGCCCGCAAAGCCACTAACCTGCTGGATAGCTGGGCTGTAACCAACATCTCATGGGGCGGCAATGAATCCATGCTGGACATTGGTGATTACGCCCCTTACTGGGCTTCCGGCGCAGACATACTCAAATCTACCTTCCCCGGTTGGAGCATCGCCAACACCACACACGTCAACAGCTATTTTGCCAACGTGTTATGGCCTACCTCGTATGTCCCTAGTCCCTTACGCGACAACAACAAAGGCGCTATACAACTAAAGATAGCCTTTGCTGTAGCCGCCTTCCTCAACGATCAGCAGAAATGGAACCAGGCCATAGAAGTATACCGCATGGACGCGGGCGGCGGTTTACGCAACAGCCTGCCCAACGGACAGGTAGGCGATGCCGGTCGCGATGATCACTGGTTTGTACAAGCCGATGCATTAATGTGGAGTGCCGAACTGGCCTGGAAGCAAGGCGTAGACCTCTATGCCGAACTCAATAACCGCTTGCTGGCCATCGGGGAATTATACGATCATTTCAACATAGATACCACCGGCCTGCGCTTCATCCCTTACGGTGGCTATTCCGCTTACTATACCAATTGGGGCATCAGCGGCGGCATACGCAGGCAAAGCTATTTTCATAACATCATAGAAGGAGCCTATGCACTACGCAAAAGCATCCCCACACCCTATACCACACAAATGCGCGCATTGGTAGGAGAAGGGGCCAACACCTTCCTCTTCCTGAAATCAGCCGATACCTCCACCGCCACACCCTTGCTACCCATCGTATATCCTGCTACCCATCCTGTAACACAGTTAAGCAGCGTTACCATCGGGAATCCAGGCATAGCCGGCAATTACACTTACAACAATGGCATCTTTACCCTACAGGGAGCCGGCACCAACATGGCCGATGCCGTACAGTTTATATACAAACCCGTAACAGGCAATGCCAGCGTAGTAATGAAAGTGAACAGCAATTCCCTCACCACTGCCACCACCGGCATAATGATACGCGAAGGCCTGACCACCTCATCCAACTACGTTGCCGTAAACCTGAACAACGGCACCGTTAGCATGACCTCCCGCGGCGACACCGCCCGAACCGCCTATGTACATTACGGCCCCGCCACTCCCTGGTGGTTAAAGCTGGAACGCGTAGGCAATCGCATTTTCTCTTTCCACTCACAGGATAGCATACATTGGAGTAACAACGCCCTATGCCTGGGAGCCTGGAAAGACACCATGTATATCGGTGTTTATACCCTCTCCAATAACACCTCCGCACTCAACACCGCCATACTCAGCCAGGTAGCCATTACCAATACCACCCCAGCCGGAGCACCGGTAATTACCAGTCCCCTGGCATTACAGGCAGTACGTGCAGATAGTATTCACTATAGCATCACCACTACACCCACAGCCACCCGCTATAAAGCAGAAGGCTTACCCACCGGCCTGCTACTCGACACCCTTACAGGTTGCGTAAAAGGCCGCGTAGCCACACCCGGCACCTGGCAGGTATTATTAAAAGCCACCAACGCAGCAGGCTCCGGCATGGCTATGCTGTCAGTGACCATTACCGACAGTGCAGCCCCCGTTAAACCCGCAGGCATTACCGCCACCGCCAACAGCAACGGCACTATCGTATTAAACTGGACTGCATCTGCCAACGCCACCGCTTATGCCATCAAACGTGCCCTGGTAGCAGGCGGCCCCTATACGGTGATAGCCAACGGCGTTACCGCAGCATCCTATACAGATGCCAAACCCGTTCCCGAAGTGCGCAACTATTACATTGTAACCGCCTGGGCGGGCAACCTGGAAAGCCCTGCATCCACAGAAGTATCTGCATCCGTACCACCCGCCACACCCGCAATACCCGTTGTTACCATGCTTACCAACAGCCTGCGCCTGTTATGGTCAACAGCAGACGGAGCCGTTACCTACAACATCAAACGCAGCACCACTATGGCCGGTCCTTATAGCACCATTGCCACAGTTACAGATACCAGCTATACCGATACCAATGTAGTCAGCGGCAATGCTTATTACTACGTAGTTTCCGCCAAAGGCAACACCCTCGAAAGCGGTAACTCACCCGAAGCATTTGGCGTACCCGGCGCAACCGTAACCACCTGGAGCCCGCAACCCGTGCAGGATATATGGAGCGATACCACTAGCTGGATAGAAAAACGAATACCCGCCAGCCCCGCCGTAGTATTGTTCGGAGCCACCAGCGATAGCACAATACAAAACGACATCACCGGCCTGCAGTTATCACGCCTGCAGTTTACCAGCAACGCCAGTGCCTACACCTTAACCGGCAATGCCATCACCCTGAACAGGGATGTAGTAAGCAATACCACCAAACCACAACAGGTAACCATGCCATTAGCATTGAATAACCCCATAACTATATACAACCCCTCCGGCGATATCACCCTTACCAACACTATCACCGGCACCGGTGGCATTACCAAAACCGGTAGCGGCATCTTATACATCACCGGCTCTAACACCTACAGCGGCAACACAATCATCGGTGGCGCTGCTGGTGGATGGCCTGCCAACACAGGCATTGCCATCAGCGGAGCAGGAACCGGCACCACCGGCGCACCCACAGCAGGCGCACTCGGTATCGGCAAACTCATTATGAGCGGCGGCGCTTTGTTTTCAGCTGGTAGCGATGCCACCCTGTATAACGATATAGAAATAGCCGCCGGTACTTCCAGCTATTGGTTCCAAACCACCAACGCCCTCAACCTCTATGGCAGAATCACCGGCAGCGGCACCTTACGCAACGACGGAAACGTATATGCCGGCCTGCACTTGTATGGCGATAACAGCGGCTTCACCGGTCAGTTTATCAACGTACTACGCAGCGGCAACGTGCGCCTGCGCTTTGAAACACCCCAATCCGGCAGCGCCAACGCCAGCTGGTTACTGGATGCCCGCAGCGTAGATTGCCAGAGCCTGCAATTTGCCACCGGCACCATTTCGTTCGGCGCCTTAACCGGCCGCGGCTACTTCCGCAACAACGGCGGTGGCGCCCCCATCATCAGCATTGGTGCGTTAAACACCACCCACACCTTTGAGGGCACCATCAACGGCACCATCGGTGTAGACAAAGTAGGCACCGGCACACTCACCTTCACCGGCGAACACACCTACAGCACCGCTACCACCATTAAAGCCGGCAAACTGCAATTAAACAACAACGCCGCCACCGGCGCATTCAACAGCCCCGTAACCGCCACCACAGGCGCTTTCGGCGGCACCGGCAGAAGCGTTAAAAACATCACCATAGGCACCGGTAGCGGCACAGGGGCCGCACTGGAACCCGGCAACCAGGGCATTGGTACGCTTACCACCACCGCCACCCTTACCCTAAACCAGGATGCTGTTTGGAAAGAAGAACTCAACTACAGCACCCAACAAGCCGATAAAATGATAGCCGCTAACATCATACTGAACAGTCCGCAACTGGTGTTAAACATTACCACAACCGATACGCTACCTGTAGGTACGTCCTTTGTAATAGCCAGCAACACCGGCACATCGCCCGTTACCGGTACCTTTGCCAACCTGCCCGAAATGAGCACAGTGTCAGCAGGCGGCTATACCTTCCGCATCACCTACCAGGGCGGCGATGGAAATGATATTGTGTTATTGGACGATCGCACCGTATCCTTATCACTCACCAATGCTTTAGCCAATACAACAGGGGAGAAGGATACGTTACATAATGCCACTACCATCAGCATATGGCCTAACCCCACCATCAGTATATTGTACATCACAGTGCCTTCAAACCGCAACCGCACAACACTAAGCATTACCGCCGCCGATGGCCGTTTGCTGCTCAACCGCCCCTTACAAAATACACGTGAAGCCATTCCAGTGCATACCTTCCCCGCAGGATTGTATTTTGTAACCGTGCGCACCGGCAACCAGGTCATCACCCGAAAAATCATCAAACAATAA
- a CDS encoding glycosyl hydrolase family 28 protein: MNVKKWNCLFIGMITSCCATAQQLVTYPAPAAVTYAMHNDDYTVRVRQPGGQWQDLYEYKVKVDLDKVQDASMVYFDMEGPVEVMVRKNNDNVREVKIRPQAYGIQPKVQGNVITFTLPQPRKISVECNGDKLHNLHVFANEPEKDKPRPGDTNVIYFAPGLHLPKDTVQKEFSIPSGKTVYIAGGAVVRGKLVCENVHNVHIKGRGIIDQAPEGILVDHSSHVTIEGITFINPRHYTICGGASQHLTIRNVKSFSSQGWSDGIDLMSCSDVVIDDVFLRNSDDCIALYGSRWNFYGNVRNCTITNAILWADVAHPINIGLHGNATAGGDTLENILFKNIHILEQDEDDPDYEGCMAISCGDNNLVRQVRFENIYVDDFEEGQLLNIRVVYNSKYNAAPGRGVQDISFKNIQYTGSNTTYPVIKGLDANHKVNGVTFEGLRINGKPVRNATEAHIITGPFAENIIFNNESTAK; encoded by the coding sequence ATGAACGTTAAGAAATGGAATTGCTTATTCATAGGAATGATCACCAGCTGTTGCGCTACTGCGCAGCAGCTGGTTACTTACCCCGCACCCGCTGCGGTAACCTATGCCATGCACAACGACGACTATACCGTGCGTGTGCGCCAACCGGGCGGCCAGTGGCAGGACTTATACGAGTATAAAGTAAAAGTAGATCTGGACAAAGTGCAGGACGCTTCGATGGTATACTTTGACATGGAAGGCCCGGTAGAAGTGATGGTGCGCAAGAACAACGACAATGTGCGGGAAGTGAAGATACGTCCCCAGGCCTACGGCATACAGCCCAAAGTGCAAGGCAATGTCATCACCTTTACACTACCGCAACCCCGCAAAATATCCGTAGAGTGCAACGGCGATAAACTGCATAACCTGCACGTGTTTGCCAACGAACCGGAAAAGGACAAACCCCGGCCCGGCGATACCAATGTGATCTATTTTGCGCCCGGCCTGCACCTGCCCAAAGACACCGTACAAAAAGAATTTAGCATACCCTCCGGCAAAACCGTATACATAGCAGGCGGGGCTGTAGTACGCGGCAAACTGGTATGCGAAAACGTACACAACGTACACATCAAAGGTCGTGGTATTATAGACCAGGCCCCCGAAGGCATATTGGTTGACCATTCCAGCCATGTAACCATAGAAGGCATCACCTTTATTAATCCGCGTCACTACACCATCTGCGGCGGCGCATCGCAACACCTCACCATCCGCAACGTTAAATCGTTCAGCAGTCAGGGTTGGAGCGATGGCATAGACCTGATGAGCTGTTCCGACGTAGTAATAGATGATGTATTCCTGCGCAACTCCGACGACTGCATCGCCCTCTACGGCAGCCGCTGGAACTTTTACGGCAACGTGCGCAACTGCACCATCACCAACGCCATACTATGGGCTGATGTAGCGCATCCCATTAACATAGGCTTGCACGGCAACGCCACAGCAGGAGGGGACACCCTGGAAAATATCCTGTTTAAAAACATACATATATTGGAGCAGGACGAAGATGATCCCGATTACGAAGGCTGCATGGCCATTAGCTGTGGCGATAACAACCTGGTGCGCCAGGTGCGTTTTGAAAACATCTATGTAGATGATTTTGAAGAAGGGCAGTTACTGAACATACGCGTAGTATACAACAGCAAATACAACGCTGCCCCCGGCCGGGGTGTGCAGGATATATCCTTTAAAAACATACAGTACACCGGAAGCAATACCACTTACCCGGTAATAAAAGGACTGGACGCCAACCACAAAGTAAACGGCGTTACATTTGAAGGCCTGCGCATTAATGGCAAACCAGTGCGCAATGCTACAGAAGCCCATATAATAACAGGCCCCTTTGCAGAGAATATTATTTTTAACAACGAAAGCACTGCTAAATGA
- a CDS encoding glycoside hydrolase family 97 protein translates to MIKRFIKDTCLLRVLPILMLIIFTSKAAQAQVRTNRQARQQAKAHTQAQATSGGYAKPITQVTITSPDDNTRCEISTAIQGRILYRVWYKQQLVLRWSPLGLRVNNSNIGERALIQNATRKSIHQKQYWPLGENDTLVNHYQQLTLQCQTGTQPWKLIARAYNGSIAFRYELNGNGEVQQEYTGFYFTAPYTLYQYNEESEFTPTALDTFTRTCDFPATLQGSNKYLHIGEAANTCYTKAELHKSQAKDALEVIFPRDSAVTFQDSLVTPWRTISVASTAIALHHYSQLNLLLAQNDTPTPTPNWIKPGKLIRAQLTTQSGLECIDFAVAHHFQYIMYDAGWYGAEFRTTSNPTTVIPAIDMPKVIAYGKEKGIGVILYVNYVGLRQWLDTILPLYKQWGVAGLKFGFVDGLTQQGLTWLSTAMQKVYEHGFILDIHDNYKPTGLSIRYPQLLTQEGIRGDENCPDAFHNTLLPFTRFLAGPADFTFCYPNATSSYSKQLKVSKAQQLALTVVYFSPLQAIFWYGKPKEYTNDKEIAFFTKVPTVWNESHYLKGEPGKYISVARRHGNTWFIGNAAGLNDWKDTLTLNFLQPGKNYTATAYEDDGNGSISIRTFAVKKGDILPVSIAAKGGQAIIIELPISRIQ, encoded by the coding sequence ATGATAAAACGCTTTATAAAAGATACCTGCCTGTTACGGGTATTGCCTATACTGATGCTGATAATATTCACCAGCAAGGCAGCACAAGCTCAGGTACGCACCAACCGTCAAGCCAGGCAGCAAGCAAAAGCTCATACCCAGGCCCAGGCCACATCGGGAGGTTATGCTAAACCCATCACGCAGGTAACCATAACATCACCCGATGATAACACCCGCTGCGAAATAAGCACCGCCATCCAAGGCCGCATCCTATACCGTGTATGGTATAAGCAACAACTGGTATTACGCTGGTCGCCATTAGGCCTGCGCGTAAACAACAGCAACATAGGAGAACGGGCGCTTATACAAAACGCTACCCGCAAAAGCATTCACCAAAAGCAATACTGGCCACTAGGCGAAAACGATACCCTGGTAAATCATTACCAGCAACTCACCCTGCAATGCCAAACCGGCACACAACCCTGGAAACTGATAGCCCGCGCCTACAACGGCAGCATCGCCTTCCGCTATGAGTTGAATGGCAACGGCGAGGTACAGCAGGAATACACCGGCTTCTATTTCACAGCCCCCTACACGCTCTATCAATATAACGAAGAGTCGGAGTTTACACCCACCGCGCTCGACACCTTTACACGCACCTGCGATTTCCCCGCTACCTTACAAGGCAGCAATAAATACCTGCACATAGGCGAAGCCGCCAACACCTGCTATACCAAAGCAGAACTACATAAAAGCCAGGCCAAAGACGCGCTGGAAGTAATATTTCCACGCGATAGCGCTGTGACGTTTCAGGATTCACTGGTAACACCCTGGCGCACCATAAGCGTAGCCTCCACCGCCATAGCCCTGCATCACTACAGTCAGCTAAACCTGCTACTGGCACAAAACGACACCCCGACACCTACACCCAACTGGATTAAACCCGGCAAACTGATACGCGCACAGCTCACCACCCAAAGCGGACTGGAATGTATTGACTTTGCCGTAGCCCATCATTTCCAATACATCATGTACGATGCCGGATGGTACGGCGCAGAGTTTAGAACCACTTCTAATCCCACCACCGTAATACCCGCCATAGACATGCCCAAAGTAATAGCCTACGGCAAAGAAAAGGGGATAGGCGTCATACTCTATGTCAACTACGTAGGCCTGCGCCAGTGGCTGGATACGATATTACCCCTCTACAAACAATGGGGCGTAGCCGGCCTTAAATTCGGCTTTGTAGATGGCTTAACACAGCAAGGCCTAACCTGGCTTTCCACCGCCATGCAAAAAGTGTATGAACACGGTTTTATACTGGACATACACGACAACTACAAGCCCACCGGTTTAAGCATTCGCTATCCGCAGCTTCTAACACAAGAGGGAATAAGAGGAGACGAAAACTGTCCCGATGCCTTTCACAATACCTTATTACCCTTTACCCGCTTCCTGGCCGGCCCCGCAGATTTCACCTTCTGCTATCCCAACGCCACCAGCAGCTACAGTAAACAGTTAAAAGTGAGCAAGGCCCAGCAGTTGGCATTAACCGTAGTCTATTTCAGCCCACTACAGGCCATATTCTGGTATGGCAAGCCCAAAGAATACACCAATGACAAGGAAATAGCATTCTTTACCAAAGTACCCACCGTATGGAATGAATCGCACTACCTCAAAGGCGAGCCCGGTAAATACATATCGGTAGCTCGCAGGCACGGCAATACCTGGTTTATAGGCAACGCTGCCGGTTTAAATGACTGGAAGGATACCCTGACACTGAACTTTTTACAACCCGGTAAAAACTACACCGCCACCGCTTATGAAGATGATGGTAACGGTAGTATTAGCATCAGAACCTTTGCCGTGAAAAAAGGAGATATACTACCGGTAAGTATAGCCGCGAAAGGAGGGCAGGCTATTATAATAGAATTACCCATCTCCCGAATCCAATAA